In Plodia interpunctella isolate USDA-ARS_2022_Savannah chromosome 1, ilPloInte3.2, whole genome shotgun sequence, one DNA window encodes the following:
- the nop5 gene encoding nucleolar protein 58 — protein MLVLFETPAGYAIFKLLDESKLSQIDDLYQEFNSPEGASSVVKLKNFVKFEDTTEALAATTAAIEGKISKPLKKALKKYVSKEIQDQLLVGDAKLGSAIREKFDLQCVSNSNVQELLRCIRSQMDSLLSGLPKKEMTAMALGLAHSLSRYKLKFSPDKIDTMIVQAQCLLDDLDKELNNYIMRCREWYGWHFPELGKIITDNTLFVKIVKLIGTRDNASKTDLSDILPEDLEEKVKEAAEISMGTEISDDDIMNIQNLCDEIISITDYRAHLTDYLKARMMAMAPNLTVLIGEHIGARLIAHAGSLMNLAKHPASTVQIFGAEKALFRALKTKKDTPKYGLIYHAQLVGQCSTKNKGKMSRMLAAKAALATRVDAFGEDVSFELGAEHKVKLEQRLRLLEEGNLRRISGTGKAKAKFEKYHSKSEVFQYPAAGDSTLGLKRAHSPAEDAPAKKIKLEDADDHVSPKKKIKLENNVKQESEEDNNIEEPVSEKKKKKKKKHSEADQSANDTVPLAETPNSEKKKKKQQEEAVEQPEAEEPKSEKKKKKKRQSQVEEE, from the exons ATGTTGGTGTTGTTTGAAACCCCGGCGGGGTACGCAATTTTCAAG TTGTTGGACGAGTCAAAGCTGTCTCAGATTGATGATTTGTACCAAGAATTCAACTCTCCAGAAGGTGCATCATCTGT TGTCAAACTAAAGAACTTTGTCAAGTTTGAAGACACCACTGAAGCATTGGCAGCGACTACTGCTGCCATTGAAGGCAAAATCTCCAAGCCCTTGAAGAAAGCACTTAAGAAATATGTTAGTAAAGAAATCCAGGACCAGTTGTTAGTTGGAGATGCTAAACTGGGAAGCGCTATTAGAGAGAAGTTTGACCTACAGTGTGTGTCCAATAGTAATGTGCAGGAGTTGCTCAGATGCATTCGTTCTCAAATGGACAGCCTCCTATCAGGCCTTCCAAAGAAAGAGATGACTGCCATGGCTCTCGGTCTCGCTCATTCCCTTTCTCGATACAAGCTGAAGTTTTCACCTGATAAAATTGACACAATGATTGTCCAAGCGCAGTGTCTATTGGATGATTTAGACAAAGAATTGAATAACTACATCATGAGGTGTAGAGAGTGGTACGGCTGGCATTTCCCAGAATTGGGAAAAATTATAACAGATAACActctatttgttaaaattgtaaaactaaTTGGAACTAGGGACAATGCATCAAAGACAGATTTATCTGATATATTGCCTGAGGACTTGGAAGAGAAAGTAAAAGAGGCTGCAGAAATATCAATGGGCACGGAGATATCTGATGATGATATTATGAACATACAGAATTTATgtgatgaaataatttcaatcaCAGATTATAGGGCTCACTTGACAGATTACTTGAAAGCGAGGATGATGGCCATGGCACCGAATCTTACTGTTTTGATTGGAGAACACATTGGCGCGAGATTGATAGCGCATGCGGGTTCACTAATGAATTTAGCCAAACATCCTGCATCAACTGTCCAAATATTCGGTGCTGAGAAGGCTTTGTTCCGTGCTCTGAAGACGAAGAAAGATACGCCGAAGTATGGTTTGATCTATCATGCTCAGTTAGTAGGTCAATGTAGTACGAAGAATAAGGGAAAAATGTCCCGAATGTTGGCGGCTAAGGCAGCTTTAGCTACGAGAGTGGATGCGTTTGGAGAGGATGTGTCGTTCGAGTTGGGGGCAGAGCACAAAGTGAAGCTTGAGCAGCGGCTGCGGCTGCTGGAGGAGGGCAACCTGCGGAGGATCAGCGGCACCGGGAAGGCCAAGGCCAAATTTGAGAAATATCACAGTAAAAG CGAGGTGTTCCAGTACCCGGCGGCGGGCGACAGCACGCTGGGGCTCAAGCGCGCGCACTCGCCGGCCGAGGACGCGCCCGCCAAGAAGATCAAGCTGGAGGATGCTGACGATCAT GTCTCACCCAAAAAGAAGATAAAGTTGGAGAATAACGTGAAACAAGAATCGGAAGAGGACAACAATATAGAAGAGCCCGTTTctgagaagaagaagaaaaagaagaagaaacattCAGAAGCTGACCAGTCCGCCAACGACACGGTACCACTTGCAGAAACGCCCAATAGtgagaagaagaaaaagaaacagcAAGAAGAAGCTGTGGAGCAACCAGAAGCAGAGGAACCTAAAAgtgaaaagaagaagaagaagaaaagacAGTCCCAAGTTGAGGAagagtaa